The following are from one region of the bacterium genome:
- a CDS encoding DUF1559 domain-containing protein, with protein sequence MQYYKKGFRRVLNWIQRMRGFSLIELLVVTAIIAMLASMLLPALAKAREVARKAKCISNLRQIGMALHMYAEDNGEYFPHVHQGPTYTDTAMTSSQEWWEFLEPYSNGIYDYMKCPSDPHRDEAGIESYIFNGMFAFGKKIGQVKMTSERIIVSERADEGGVLTHQGYPAWKTHAEWRSSIKENRHGDGSNYLFVDGHVKWHRFEETIGTRPSCDMHYVAGFDHGGAWQDIE encoded by the coding sequence ATGCAATATTATAAAAAAGGATTTAGAAGAGTTTTAAACTGGATTCAAAGAATGAGAGGATTTTCACTGATTGAGCTTTTGGTTGTGACTGCGATTATCGCTATGCTTGCGTCAATGTTACTTCCAGCTCTTGCAAAAGCGAGGGAAGTAGCAAGAAAAGCCAAGTGTATTTCTAACCTGCGTCAGATTGGAATGGCTCTACATATGTATGCAGAGGATAATGGGGAGTATTTCCCTCATGTTCATCAGGGTCCCACATATACTGATACAGCAATGACATCAAGTCAAGAGTGGTGGGAATTTCTTGAGCCATATTCTAATGGTATATACGATTATATGAAGTGTCCTTCAGATCCTCATCGAGATGAAGCAGGTATCGAGAGCTATATATTTAATGGAATGTTTGCTTTTGGTAAAAAAATAGGACAGGTGAAGATGACAAGTGAGAGAATTATTGTTTCAGAAAGGGCAGATGAAGGTGGTGTTCTCACACATCAGGGCTATCCTGCATGGAAGACTCATGCTGAATGGCGAAGCAGTATAAAAGAAAATAGACATGGGGACGGTTCAAATTATCTCTTTGTTGATGGACATGTCAAATGGCATCGATTTGAAGAGACTATTGGGACAAGACCCAGTTGTGACATGCACTATGTTGCAGGATTTGATCATGGTGGAGCTTGGCAGGATATTGAATAA